A genomic stretch from Vibrio neptunius includes:
- a CDS encoding McrC family protein — MHTTVFEYGYLTYDKAASDELGAKTISKRAFEYLKDVSLSAGESDTNKCLGLTKHFGHELLQVKNYAGVLFTPTGEHIEVLPKTGRKSVTHNQAVSESREMLLMMLQHLGSFRYVSSNQANIATKQMPLLEAFISQFLQSVNTLVKRGLKSDYVTQEDNLHYQKGKLQVSQQIRHNIVNKHKFYVEYDEYLINRPANRLIKTALLKLGNYTRLATNQKLLCELQFAFTDVPTSQSVKQDMNALKVGRGMVDYHSPISWAKLILDGFSPLSMKGDSSALSLLFPMEAVFESYVASVLRKQLSDEVELTTQASSKYLVSHNARNQFQLKPDLLMSFPDNSKLVLDTKWKLLDLGEHNYGLSQSDLYQMFAYGHKYLNGKGDLLLIYPSHSGFEQPIEFSFDFSESLKLWVVPFVISPDGNSKVRWPKEFPEYASAS, encoded by the coding sequence ATGCACACCACTGTATTTGAATATGGTTATTTAACGTATGACAAAGCTGCGAGTGATGAACTTGGTGCAAAGACTATTTCGAAACGTGCATTCGAGTACTTAAAGGACGTGAGCTTAAGCGCTGGAGAATCTGATACCAATAAGTGTTTAGGTTTAACCAAGCATTTTGGCCATGAGTTGCTTCAAGTGAAAAACTACGCCGGTGTATTGTTCACACCGACAGGAGAGCATATTGAAGTTCTACCCAAAACAGGGCGTAAGTCGGTAACACACAACCAAGCGGTTTCAGAATCTCGTGAGATGCTGTTGATGATGCTACAGCATTTAGGCTCTTTTCGTTATGTGTCTTCTAACCAAGCTAATATCGCTACAAAGCAAATGCCATTGCTTGAGGCATTTATTAGTCAGTTTTTACAGTCGGTCAATACCTTGGTGAAGCGAGGGCTGAAAAGTGACTATGTCACACAAGAAGATAACCTCCACTATCAGAAGGGCAAGCTTCAAGTTTCTCAACAAATCAGACACAACATCGTCAATAAACACAAGTTTTATGTTGAATATGATGAGTATCTGATTAACCGGCCTGCAAATCGACTGATTAAAACGGCTCTGTTGAAATTAGGTAATTACACAAGGCTAGCGACCAACCAGAAGTTACTGTGTGAACTACAGTTTGCTTTTACAGATGTCCCAACGAGTCAGTCAGTGAAACAAGATATGAATGCGCTCAAAGTGGGCCGAGGGATGGTGGACTATCATTCGCCGATTTCTTGGGCCAAATTGATACTTGATGGTTTCTCTCCGCTGAGTATGAAAGGTGATAGCAGCGCGCTTTCCTTATTGTTCCCAATGGAAGCGGTGTTTGAAAGCTACGTAGCGTCTGTACTCAGAAAACAACTTTCTGATGAAGTGGAGCTTACCACCCAAGCATCATCAAAATATTTGGTTTCGCATAACGCTCGTAATCAGTTTCAACTTAAACCTGATTTGTTGATGAGCTTCCCAGATAACTCAAAATTGGTTCTCGATACGAAATGGAAGCTACTCGATCTAGGCGAACATAATTACGGGCTTTCTCAATCCGATCTCTATCAAATGTTTGCTTACGGGCATAAATATCTAAATGGTAAAGGTGACCTTTTGTTAATTTATCCCTCACATAGCGGTTTTGAACAGCCGATAGAATTTAGCTTTGATTTTAGTGAGTCGCTAAAGCTTTGGGTTGTTCCGTTTGTTATTTCACCAGATGGTAATTCTAAGGTTAGATGGCCAAAAGAATTCCCGGAATATGCGTCAGCTTCGTAA